TGCGGCAGCAAGCTACGTCACCGAGACGATCCGTATCACATACGACCCTGACCGCGTCTCGAAGGAGACTCTCTGTGATACCCTGAGTACACTCGGCTATTCGGCAACCCTCCGTGCTGGAGGGAGCGATGACGCACCGACTATAATTGGGCAGTCGCGCCGGTCGGACGAGCCGAATGAACGAGGCATTGACGAGGTGCTGGGATTCCGTTACGCTGCTGGCGTCATTTTCGGGACGTTCATGCTTCTCCCGTATGCGGTCCTCCTCTATCCGGCGCAGCTCTCGTCGTTCTTTGGTGAGGGGACGCTCGATATGTACGCGAGTGCGTCCGGGATCGGCGGTGGAGATACCCTGTTGATCCTGCCGCTCTTTCTCGTTCTGACGGGTGTCGTCCTCGTGTTCACCGGCCTGCCGCTGTTACAGGGTGCGTATGTCAGTCTGAAGATGCGGCAGCCGAACACAGACCTGCTTGTCGCACTCCCCATCGTGAGTGCCTACGTGTACAGTACGATCGCCTTTCTTCTCGGTCGGATCGACGTTTTCTACGATCTCACGATCGTGGTTGCCGCGAGTGTGGTGGCTGCCATCTTCTACGAATCACTGAGCAAGCAGCGAGCGATGGATCGCCTGACTGATCTCACTATCTCTCACGTCACCGAAGCCAGGCGGTATGGCGCCGATGGGACGACGACGATGGTCGACGTACACGATCTGGAACCCGAGGAGCGGGTTCTCGTCCGTGAGGGCGAACGCATCCCGGTCGATGGTATTCTCGCTGAGGGTGAGTGCACGGTCGATGAAGCGATCGTGACGGGCGAGTCGCTCCCGGTATCGAAGCGAGCGGGCGACGACGTCGTCGGTGGGGCGGTCGTCACAAATGGTGCTGCTGTCCTCACGGTGAGCGATGAGACAACCAGTAGTATCGATCGCCTCATCACTTCTGTCTGGAATCTCCAGAGTGGGGATCACGGCGTTCAGCGGCAGGCCGATCGGCTCGCGTCGGTCATCATCCCGGTCGTCGTCGGTGGGGCGGTACTCGCCGGAGTGGGGTCGCTTCTGGTGGGGACTGGCATTCCCGTCGCCGTTCTGACGGCGCTGATGGTTCTCTTAGTTGGATGTCCGTGGGCACTTGGCCTGGCAACCCCGCTCTCGGTGGCAACCAGTATCGAACAAGCGGTAGAGCGGGGCATCGTCATCTTCGACGAGACCGTCTTCGAGCGCCTTCGGGACGTCGACGTCGTCGTCTTCGACAAAACGGGGACTCTCACGACCGGCCAGATGGATGTCCTCGAGGCGGATGCACCGTCGGATCTGCTTGCAATCGTCGCGGCCCTCGAACAGCGAGCATCCCACCCAGCGGCCGACGCAATCGTGAATACGTTTGCACAAAGGAATCAGGAAGGCGATCGCTCGAAAGCCGATGGGGGGGTCGCCGATGGCAGTGACCACGAGTACGCAGCGGACATCACTGAATTCACGAGCCACGCGACCGGCGTCGAAGGAGTCGTCGAGGACACGCGCGTTCTCGTCGGGAATCTCGATCTCTTCGCGGAACTGGGGTGGTCGGTTAGCGAGCGGATCGAGACGCGTGCCGCAGAGGCACGAACGGCCGGTCACCTTCCGGTCGTCGTCGGTCGAGACGGTCGTGCAGAGGGCATCATCGACGTGGGCGACGAACCACGGGCAGGTTGGGATGACACACTCACGCAGCTGAATGACCGTGATATCGAGATCGTCGTTCTGACCGGTGATGACGAGGCTGCCACTGACTTTCTCGACAGCCATCCTGCCGTCGATCACGTGTTTGCGGGGGTCCCGCCGGCAGGCAAGACCGCGACGATCCGGCGGTTACAGTCCCGGGGACAGGTTACGATGGTTGGTGATGGAACGAACGATGCACCGGCTCTTGCGACCGCAGACCTGGGAATCTCGCTCGGTGGTGGAACGGCACTCGCGTCCGATGCCGCGGATATTTCTATCGTCGATGACGACCTCGCAGCGGTGGGGACGACGTTCGACCTCGCAGATGCAGCTCGTCGGCGTGTCAAACAGAACAACGGGCTAGCGCTGCTCTACAATGGGGTCACGATTCCCCTTGCAGCGACGGGGTTGCTGAATCCGGTGTTTACGATGGGAGCGGTCGTGGCGACCGGCGGTCTCCTCGCGGCGAATTCGTTTCGAGACCTGCTTCACGAGTAGCGGCCCCAATCCCGCGAAGTGGCAGATACCTGCTGCACCCGAATGAAGACAGCATCCATGGCTTCATTCGAGAAATTCGGAGGCACCGAGGCCCACGTACCCGACCGCAAAGCCCGCAACGATGATGCCTCCGGAGAGGGCTTGGTAGAACGGCGTCGACGGGAGAAAGCCGGTCGCGAGGGTGCCGACAACGATTAATACTGCTGCCAGTCCCAAAAACACGTACTGTCGACGTTTCCTCTTCATATCTTGAGATATTCGTCCACCCCGGGTGCTGTGTTCTCACGGTAGATACCTCACCTCAGTCGGCGGGGATGATGGCGGCCGATTGATCGGGCTGTCGGGCTGCTTGGACCGAGTAGATCAGGCTCCCGGTGAAGAGGACGAAGCTTCCTACGATGAATACTGCACTGAGCGGCGAGGCCGAATCGACGAACACCCAGTAGAGGGGGGCGGCAATCGATGGTCCGGCAGCAAGTACCGCGATCTTCGCGACGAGTGGCCCACAGCACCCACAGGTACACGTCCCGACGATTGCAGCACTCCCGGCGGTTCCTTCGGTCATGCCGGCTCGTTCCTCGACACGCCAGTGACGGGCAATGAGAGCGGCGTTCAACCCGATGAGTGCGCTTAGCATTCCGACAACGATGACCTGACCGGGTGACACGGCCAGGAAGAACGGGATATGTATGAACGGGAGATGCGGAATCGCGATTTCGAGCGTCGGCCACGATACTAGCTGATAGATTGCGGGCAGAACGACGACTGTCACTTCCTCAGGGAAGCCCTCCTCGGGGAACAACGAGAGGTACCCCGTTATCGAGACGAAAAAGAGAGCTAATACGACACCGACACCGATTCCGAAGCGACGCGCAACCGGATCACGCATGACTGCGCGAATGACACTCCCTGCGTCCTTCCAGACGACATAACCGACCAGGATTGGCGTGCCGAGGACGATGGCGTACCCGAGTGGATGCGTATCGCTTGCCAGTCCTGGAAGGAGGTAGGGGTACGAAATCCACAATCCCATGAGGATGCCGAGGAACGTGTACCGTGGTCGCGATGGCCAGCGGAGCCACCCAACGACGAAGCTCGCGACCATGATTCCCAAGCCACTCAGCAGGGCCAGTGGCTGATACCACGCCCGGGGGAACGGCATCGAGCTCGCGGTATATGTCGGATCTGGGGAGAGCCCTTCGAAGAGTACGGCTCCGAGTGCAGTGATAGCGATACCGGCGAACACGCCGTACAGAGCGGTTGTTGCCGTGATCCGATCTGTCCGTTTGAGAAGGATGAATCCACCGAGAATAACGGCACCAACGAAAGCAATAATTACACCGTGTCCTTGCGAGAGTCCACCACTTCCGGTTGTACCGTGGGCAGACGCGACGGGAACCTGAGTGAGCGTAACAATCGCTGCGAGAAGTACAGAGAGTGGCCGAATAGATCCGATTCGAGAGGTCTGTCCATGGGAGGGGTCCCCACGTGGTTGACGCTCTTCTGGTGACATTATTCTGTCTTGGACAGGGAGCCACTTCTACCTGACTGATTCACCTCTCATATTCTGGATTTGACTGTCGTTGGCTTATGCTGGGTGTGGAATTTTCCTCCTCCGAAAGTATGACCGGCGCGGTGAATTCACTCGCCGTCCAGAAACACGAGGAACTGTATGTGCTTGAGGAACCAGACCGGAAGAACGGCCCCAACTCCTGCAGCGAGTAGGAGACTATTCGCTGCTGTCCACACGATTTGCCCGAGGACGGTGCTAATAATCAAGATGCCGTTGTATGCGATCGCATTCACCGCTAAATCGCCTCTCGACTCAGGCCGGGGCCACTTGATGAGACTGGGCTTGATTGCTGACGTCCGACCGGAAGCTACGGCGACAAGAAGTCCGAGTAAGCCGGATACAAACCATCCGAGAACAGCCGGTGGCCAGCTGTATACAACCGTTGCGGTGGCAAGAACAATCAGACACGGACTGGTGATTGTACCGATCTCTACGGAGGTATAGCGGGTTAAAATGTGTTCCTCGGTTCCTTGTTGTGCGGTAGCCATCTGTGAGGATTATGAGTAGAGCAGTGGAACGAATGGGGAATGCTCCGTCGAGGATTTGAACCTCGGTCCTCGGCGTGAGATGCCGAGATGATTGGCCGAGCTACACCAACGGAGCATCTCTAACTCGGGGCCTCAGTACTTCAAATACGGCCGGTGTCCTACTCAGTGGGAATCCGCCGTTTCCCCTTATCTTGGGGTCTTTGATACTGTGGTATGGAGCGTCGACAGATTCTCAAGACGGCTGGAATTCTCGCTACAGGTGGCGTAACTGGTCTCGCCGGATGCAGTAGTTCGGGGAACGGAGACGGTGGCGGTGAGCCGACCACGACTGAAACGCAGGAGACAGCTGGTGGGTCAGGAGACTCGAATACCGTCATGATGGTCACCGAAGGGAGCGAGTATTATTTCGATCCCATCGGCCTGTTCATCGAATCTGGGGAAACTGTGACATTCGAAATCCAGAGCGGGAGCCACTCGGCAACCGCCTACAAAGAGGGAACGAGTTCAGCCTCGGTAAATCGGATTCCCGAAAGCGCAGAAACGTTCAATAGCGAAACGCTGAGTGAACAGGGCGCAACGTACGAGCACACGTTCGAGACCACAGGGACGTACGATTACTTCTGTATCCCGCACAAGACCCTAGGGATGGTCGGCCGGATCGTCGTCGGCGAACCCGGCGGTCCCGCGGAGGGGAGTATGCCGCCGGACGGAGACGTTCCCGAAAGCCAGACCATCGTTGATCAAGGCAGCGTCTCGTACAGCTCGTTCTCCGGATAGGCGGCCGCGTATACTGCGAGCTGTGCGCTCTGGAAACGCTTGAACACCATATGGCCGACATTGACTCTGCTTCGGACCTACAGGAATCTATGTGGCACCCGATTACTGCCGGTTTCCAGTAAATCTACTTTGTTAACGGTTTTGTCTATCCGGTCACAACAGTACATATGGAATTCGACTTCGTGCGCTCGGTGGCTCCTCTCGTCGTAATTGTCGCCGTCGCAGCGATTGCGCTCACGACCGTGATGACCTCCTCGACAGTCTTTATGATGGTTCTGCCCTCGATGATCGTCTTCTCGGTCATCGCGTTCTTCTTCGGGATGAAACACGGCGAGTTCCGCGCTAGTCCGTAACAGGCCGATCCAGTAGCCGAAATCCGCCGGGTTGCGGTCTATGCTAGCTCCCAGATATGTCGATTCCGATTGATTTCGATGACCGATTCGGAGTCCTAGCGACGGCTGTTTCAGCCGGGCAGTGTCGAACCAACAGGAGTCCACCAGAGCCGGATAAGTCCTATCGTTCAGTTAGATCCAGTCCTGGTCGTCGTGTAGAGCGCCTCTACGTGGAGTAGCCGGCGTACTCCATGAACTGGTTGAAGATGTCCGTATCCATGACGGACCGATAGACCACGCCGGTGAGCATCCCGCCGGGATAGAACGTGCCGTTCATCACGTGGTTGACCTTATGGCAGTGCATCAGGTAGATGCCGGGGTCCGCATCGGCAGTAAATTCGATTGTGTGTCGTTCAGCAGGGGCAACGTTCGTGACGTCCATGTCGTGTCGGGCAGCCTCCGGAATCGTCCCGCCGTCCTTTTCGACGCGCTGGAAGCGGTGGTTATGGATGTGCATCGGGTGCGACATGTACCCACCGTTGACGAGGTGGATACGAACTGAGTCGCCTTCGTCGACGATGATCGGCGACCCTTCTTCGGGGTGCAGCGTCCGGGGAGCGCTCTTCCCATTGACGGTAAACACGTCCGGGTTTCGACTTGCCGAATTGTAGGTGAAGTCCGCCTCACCGGCCCACTTCCGCGGAACCCGCGAATCCCAGTCTTTGACCGTCATGAAGTATTCGCGGTCCGCCGATTCGTAGCCTTCAGGATCTACTCGGTAGATCCCGTACATGCCCATGTCGATATGCCGGTGGGTCTGGAAGTGACAGTGGTAGAAATGCGTCCCCGGGACATTCGCTGGAATCTCGTAGGTGTGCTTCTCGCCCGGTGGAACCGTGATACCGGTCGTCGTCGGGACGCCGTCGTTCTTCCACGTCTTGCGCACGCCGTGGAAATGAATCGTATGGGCGCGTCTCCCGCCCGTGTTATCCAGTGTCACCTCCATTGCGTTGCCCTCCGTCGTTCGGAGTATCGGGCCCGGAACGCTCGGGGCATTGTCGTCGGCTTGGAACGCCCAGACGCGGGGAAATTCCACCGGCCCGCCCATCGTATCGAGGGGATGGACCGCGTGTCGGGCCTGCTGGGTTCGCATCGTAACCTTGCCTCCCTGGTCGTCAACGTCGACGACCGTTGGCGAACCGGTGTAGGGGAGGTCAGCCCCGCCAGACTGCGTCTGCGTGGGCGTATTCGTCCTCGCAGCCGCCGTATTCGTTTTCCCTCCGGAACAGCCCGCCAGTGACGAAACACCGGTTACGCCGGTTGCTGCGAGGAATTCTCGTCGTGACAGCCCCGTCCCAGGGGCGCCGAAACGTGTAGTCATGATACAGCCGATGTTTTGGCTGCCCTAAACATAGGCTGGCGGCGAAGTCCCAATTCACGGGACAGCGCGTGTATATGTTCGGCAAAAGTCGGATGGTCATAACAGCCGAACCTCTCTGCTTATACTGGCGGCGATCGTTAAATCGGTACTACGGAGCGGTTGAATGTCTACAGAGGAAACAAGCTGAGTACCTCGGGGGTCGTACGGAAATCTTCGATTTTCGTGATGTCGTCAGAATGCACCGCGTTCTGACTGCTAACCAGAAATCATAGGTTTCTGGTGATGACGTGAATCTCTGATCCCCGAACCACTTGACCCCCGAGACGGTTCACAGGCCGCCCGTCGCCGTCAGGTAGGCGCTTGCGAACTGGACCGCGTTGTACGCCCCGTGAATTATGGCAGGGACGGTGAGGTTACCGGTGTACTCGTAGGTTGCGCCCAGTACAAGGGCCAGAACGAATGCAATCCCGATGTACACAATCTTTCCGTCCCCTGTTAGTGAGAAGAGATGGATCGACGCAAAGAGCGCGCTCGCGAGGACGATCGCACGGGCCGGATGAAGCGTTTCTCGGAGCGTACCCTGTACCAAGCCGCGGAACAACAGTTCTTCACCCGGGCCGACTAACAGAAATGATAGCGGAACGAGAAGTAAAAATGCCACAGGGTTCTGCTGCCCGACCGTCACGACCTGATTCTGTGCGGACTCAAGTCCGAGCGATGAAATAATAGTCGACGCAACCACGAGCAGGCCCACGAGGGAGAGTATTCCGACGATGATCACGGCGACATCACGCTTGTCGGGAATCGTGAATGGGACGAAGCCGAAGCCGAGATCGCGGAATTTGACGTAGAGAACGGCGAGCCCTCCGAATGTTACACCTTGCAACAGGACCGTACTCAGCAGGAGTCGCCATGCTGGGCGGGACGCAACATCCATTCCAAGCGCTGTCAGGAGTGTGGTCACGGCGAGAACGACGACGGTTCCAATGACGATGGAGCCGTAGGTGAGCCCGACCGCGGTTACGACTGAACGAATCCGGGGTGTTGACTGTCTCA
This genomic window from Haloplanus vescus contains:
- a CDS encoding plastocyanin/azurin family copper-binding protein translates to MMVTEGSEYYFDPIGLFIESGETVTFEIQSGSHSATAYKEGTSSASVNRIPESAETFNSETLSEQGATYEHTFETTGTYDYFCIPHKTLGMVGRIVVGEPGGPAEGSMPPDGDVPESQTIVDQGSVSYSSFSG
- a CDS encoding CPBP family intramembrane glutamic endopeptidase translates to MRQSTPRIRSVVTAVGLTYGSIVIGTVVVLAVTTLLTALGMDVASRPAWRLLLSTVLLQGVTFGGLAVLYVKFRDLGFGFVPFTIPDKRDVAVIIVGILSLVGLLVVASTIISSLGLESAQNQVVTVGQQNPVAFLLLVPLSFLLVGPGEELLFRGLVQGTLRETLHPARAIVLASALFASIHLFSLTGDGKIVYIGIAFVLALVLGATYEYTGNLTVPAIIHGAYNAVQFASAYLTATGGL
- a CDS encoding multicopper oxidase domain-containing protein codes for the protein MTTRFGAPGTGLSRREFLAATGVTGVSSLAGCSGGKTNTAAARTNTPTQTQSGGADLPYTGSPTVVDVDDQGGKVTMRTQQARHAVHPLDTMGGPVEFPRVWAFQADDNAPSVPGPILRTTEGNAMEVTLDNTGGRRAHTIHFHGVRKTWKNDGVPTTTGITVPPGEKHTYEIPANVPGTHFYHCHFQTHRHIDMGMYGIYRVDPEGYESADREYFMTVKDWDSRVPRKWAGEADFTYNSASRNPDVFTVNGKSAPRTLHPEEGSPIIVDEGDSVRIHLVNGGYMSHPMHIHNHRFQRVEKDGGTIPEAARHDMDVTNVAPAERHTIEFTADADPGIYLMHCHKVNHVMNGTFYPGGMLTGVVYRSVMDTDIFNQFMEYAGYST
- a CDS encoding heavy metal translocating P-type ATPase, translating into MAPTGDPIRSPGSVGGDREENTHLSGSEERVFLQVDGMHCATCEAFLESVAKECEGVVDAAASYVTETIRITYDPDRVSKETLCDTLSTLGYSATLRAGGSDDAPTIIGQSRRSDEPNERGIDEVLGFRYAAGVIFGTFMLLPYAVLLYPAQLSSFFGEGTLDMYASASGIGGGDTLLILPLFLVLTGVVLVFTGLPLLQGAYVSLKMRQPNTDLLVALPIVSAYVYSTIAFLLGRIDVFYDLTIVVAASVVAAIFYESLSKQRAMDRLTDLTISHVTEARRYGADGTTTMVDVHDLEPEERVLVREGERIPVDGILAEGECTVDEAIVTGESLPVSKRAGDDVVGGAVVTNGAAVLTVSDETTSSIDRLITSVWNLQSGDHGVQRQADRLASVIIPVVVGGAVLAGVGSLLVGTGIPVAVLTALMVLLVGCPWALGLATPLSVATSIEQAVERGIVIFDETVFERLRDVDVVVFDKTGTLTTGQMDVLEADAPSDLLAIVAALEQRASHPAADAIVNTFAQRNQEGDRSKADGGVADGSDHEYAADITEFTSHATGVEGVVEDTRVLVGNLDLFAELGWSVSERIETRAAEARTAGHLPVVVGRDGRAEGIIDVGDEPRAGWDDTLTQLNDRDIEIVVLTGDDEAATDFLDSHPAVDHVFAGVPPAGKTATIRRLQSRGQVTMVGDGTNDAPALATADLGISLGGGTALASDAADISIVDDDLAAVGTTFDLADAARRRVKQNNGLALLYNGVTIPLAATGLLNPVFTMGAVVATGGLLAANSFRDLLHE
- a CDS encoding DUF7333 family protein, yielding MEFDFVRSVAPLVVIVAVAAIALTTVMTSSTVFMMVLPSMIVFSVIAFFFGMKHGEFRASP